In Spodoptera frugiperda isolate SF20-4 chromosome 12, AGI-APGP_CSIRO_Sfru_2.0, whole genome shotgun sequence, a single window of DNA contains:
- the LOC118262673 gene encoding uncharacterized protein LOC118262673 — MYRNVVVLIVLWNTAESANYQRYAEPGDARYATPSSYSSTVSPYNQYPYKSGSYGSDIANFPEVTRYPNYASGVSTTKYNSYTTLKSNQFYPPGGYSTPTYGDTYSRTYGQEYGQGYGQGYGTGYSSYEVPFMKNIRDYCVNRAPQQGIWVENLMGMWYGVEFVQHLAGDSRVDYARTCIVIHISEPMDQPSTENQLFHVQHINAKFRHEYRHLRLLWDEAGQTIEYSLYFKNDSAGYWQVFNGQNGTLTARPTYQQFSGTIQVLKAVNDHLLLNFCQDQVNGKSAQLYSVLFSREPGFMERWELDSVHALLQNKKLSVASRRLVCGNSADKPIFSLASSFIFLILTFIIKSY; from the exons ATGTACCGAAACGTGGtcgttttaattgttttgtggaATACAGCAGAGAGTGCCAACTACCAGCGATATGCTGAGCCCGGTGACGCAAGATACGCAACCCCTTCGAGCTATTCCTCGACTGTGAGCCCTTACAACCAATATCCATACAAATCCGGTAGCTACGGGAGCGATATAGCCAATTTTCCGGAAGTGACCAGGTATCCTAATTACGCTTCTGGAGTATCGACCACCAAATACAACTCCTACACTACGCTGAAATCGAATCAGTTTTACCCTCCGGGCGGCTACAGTACTCCGACTTATGGAGATACTTACTCAAGGACTTATGGCCAGGAGTACGGCCAGGGCTACGGACAGGGCTACGGCACTGGTTACAGCTCTTACGAGGTTCCCTTCATGAAGAATATAAGGGACTACTGCGTAAACAGGGCGCCACAGCAAGGGATCTGGGTGGAAAACTTGATGGGCATGTGGTACGGAGTGGAGTTCGTGCAACATCTGGCTGGTGACTCCAGGGTCGATTACGCGCGGACCTGCATCGTGATACACATTTCGGAGCCCATGGACCAG CCTTCAACAGAGAATCAGTTGTTCCACGTGCAGCACATCAACGCGAAGTTCCGTCACGAATACAGGCACCTGAGGCTGCTGTGGGACGAGGCTGGCCAGACCATCGAGTACTCGCTGTACTTCAAGAACGACTCCGCCGGCTACTGGCAGGTGTTCAACGGACAGAATG GAACATTGACGGCTCGGCCCACGTATCAACAGTTCAGTGGCACCATACAAGTTCTGAAGGCAGTCAACGACCATCTCCTATTGAACTTCTGTCAGGATCAGGTCAATGGCAAGTCTGCGCAGCTGTACTCCGTGCTGTTCTCCCGCGAGCCTGGCTTCATGGAGCGCTGGGAGCTGGACTCCGTGCACGCACTACTACAAAACAAGAAACTCTCCGTAGCCTCTAGAAGACTGGTCTGCGGTAACAGTGCCGACAAGCCTATTTTTAGTTTAGCTTCCTCCTTCATTTTTCTAATACTGACTTTCATTATAAAGTCCTATTAA
- the LOC118262666 gene encoding eukaryotic translation initiation factor 2A, with protein sequence MSTPYIAGLTTKNIFLVDFKEPYAETNLRDETTTNIRGIIFSPKGTYLAYRTDKKVEIVRCSDWSVTATINGNVKEMFFSPLDNYFTIWEMFIMTKENPQGKPNLHVYKSADGQLVGSFIQKNQTGWEPKWTSDEKLFAVQMNNRVLIYEDGVLDRFVQQMQAEKLKCFSVSPSAAPVYYFSAFTLGKAGQPSFWRVFKYPEFDQAQAVVSRSSFQADKATFYWNRRGTNVFAMTQTDVDKTGGSYYGKQSLSYGDVKGNSENVTFSKEGPIHSIAWNPGNSNEWMAVYGHAPAKATLFNVKCEPLFEFGTGSWNSIYFPPEGNRVLLGGFGNIASGHIEVWELRGYKKVGSCAAPDTTSLMWDPRAETFVTATTYPRLTVGNGYKIWHYTCALMHKRQCAEKENLLAISWQPGNFPKSELSKIVPKSIEDATPKPVAAYRPPGAKNRPSTFTLHEQEKPHRPGETPSAAPSKQAIKQKEKREARKARKAEEKASGDTTSPPAPATTPRAPFISTGDPEKDKKIKNLNKKLSDIEKLKQQKAAGKQLELNQLAKIEQEAALLQELAQLRL encoded by the exons ATGAGTACTCCTTATATTGCTG gTCTGACcaccaaaaatatattcttagtAGACTTCAAAGAGCCGTATGCAGAGACAAATTTAAGGGATGAAACCACTACAAACATACGTGGTATTATATTTAGTCCTAAAGGAACATATTTAGCGTATAGAACTGATAAGAA AGTTGAGATTGTAAGATGTTCCGACTGGTCAGTAACTGCAACTATAAATGGAAATgtcaaagaaatgtttttttcacCCCTGGACAACTACTTTACTATCTGGGAAATGTTCATTATGACAAAAGAAAACCCTCAG GGCAAGCCTAACCTCCATGTGTATAAATCAGCTGATGGCCAACTCGTAGGCAGcttcatacaaaaaaatcaaactGGATG GGAACCAAAATGGACATCAGATGAGAAGCTGTTTGCTGTGCAGATGAACAACAGAGTGTTGATCTATGAAGATGGTGTACTGGACAGATTTGTACAACAAATGCAGGCGGAGAAACTGAAGTGTTTCAGTGTCTCCCCTAGCGCCGCTCCTGTGTATTATTTTTCTGCATTTACTTTAG GTAAAGCAGGCCAGCCATCATTTTGGCGTGTATTCAAATACCCTGAGTTTGATCAGGCCCAGGCTGTGGTCAGCCGGTCCTCGTTCCAGGCTGACAAAGCTACATTTTACTGGAATCGGCGTGGTACCAATGTTTTCGCGATGACGCAAACTGAT gTGGACAAAACAGGTGGTTCTTACTATGGAAAGCAATCACTTTCTTATGGAGATGTTAAAGGCAATTCTGAAAATGTGACATTCA GTAAGGAGGGTCCGATACACTCCATAGCGTGGAACCCGGGCAACTCTAACGAATGGATGGCGGTGTATGGACACGCGCCCGCTAAAGCTACGCTCTTCAATGTTAAGTGCGAACCTCTGTTCGAATTCGGCACGGGATCTTGGAACTCCATATACTTCCCTCCTGAAGGAAATC GCGTGCTGTTGGGTGGCTTCGGTAACATAGCGTCTGGCCACATTGAGGTGTGGGAGCTCCGCGGGTACAAGAAGGTGGGGTCCTGCGCGGCCCCCGACACCACCAGCCTCATGTGGGACCCCCGCGCCGAGACCTTCGTCACCGCCACCACCTACCCCAGGCTTACTGTCGGCAATGG TTACAAGATCTGGCACTACACCTGCGCTCTAATGCACAAGCGCCAGTGTGCTGAGAAGGAGAACCTCTTGGCTATCAGCTGGCAGCCAGGCAACTTCCCAAAGAGTGAGCTCTCTAAGATAGTGCCCAAGTCCATTGAAGACGCCACGCCGAAGCCAGTGGCTGCGTACAGGCCGCCCGGCGCTAAGAACAGACCTTCGACCTTCACGTTACATGAGCAGGAGAAGCCACATAGACCTGGAGAAACGCCTAGTG CGGCACCATCGAAGCAGGCGATCAAGCAGAAAGAAAAACGTGAGGCTCGTAAGGCGCGCAAGGCTGAAGAAAAAGCTAGCGGAGACACCACTTCCCCTCCCGCCCCTGCCACCACTCCCCGCGCACCGTTCATCTCTACAGGAGACCCCGAAAAGGACAAGAAGATAAAAAATCTCAACAAG AAATTGAGCGACATAGAGAAGTTGAAGCAACAAAAAGCGGCCGGGAAGCAGTTGGAACTGAACCAACTGGCGAAGATCGAGCAGGAGGCTGCGCTGCTGCAGGAACTCGCTCAGCTTCGGTTATGA
- the LOC118262663 gene encoding MFS-type transporter SLC18B1 has translation MDRECDDDENIQLLSEIDHERTTSDSNLNSVMVHRTASQDTIVFNSKMMKTSTLTEDMGATWGGRRSLPDSGRLRRVHSWSGGPPDDISSEIIILRERLVRTQARLQPGAVRHLSSRQRLTLASLALVDFMSFCSMSVMAPFFPREAAAKGLSETMCGIVFSFYAVVMFLTSPLFGKFLPTVGAKFLFTGGMFVAGACNVLFGTLALIEDAQMFTILCFVVRGMEALGASAYSTASYVFVVNTFPDSIGSVLGILETFIGLGMSVGPAIGGLLYTIGGFGLPFYTLGVIMVLTVPINFFLLTDCEEYVSGSKTASIIALFKIPSIIITGLVIVIVSNTWAFLDPTLEPHLRQFGLSTEQIGLIFLLFSSLYGIFSPIWGWVADRVHNHWCMMVWGLFLSSAGLLLLGPCPFIPGLPRDLWLDLVALSILGMSVALTLLPTFQGVLTSSIYEGGCPEALTTYSAVAGVWSCCYSLGEVLGPALGGALTERYGFPLCATLCAAGCFTMAVVTLTFFSLRESRKCTQSSGSACDSIPYTDTTWNSNNFCRTRSAPQSMAEHAPLITPCSCYNTHGFTYGTSPPKHFCLLHNKSNKSGYASIAEIAAYILKFQFVTSFYIKMRKSRRKAITPPPSKPVVDEELYQNYLDKENDESRVKQRINSDGYINMTKKSDNYCSYLEDAIFGSPDIMNNVSADHLKVKKYNTGLVSTEKRCETEKRTTYEIIRHNLEKVQFYEQDECPAFEDIFDSCGCRDGVTYVRGTVTVSSTGACEV, from the exons ATGGATAGAGAGTGCGACGATGACGAAAATATCCAGTTACTTAGTGAAATTGATCATGAACGGACTACAAGTGACTCGAATTTGAATAGTGTTATGGTTCACAGAACTGCCTCTCAGGATACGATAGTGTTTAATAGCAAGATGATGAAGACCTCCACCCTCACGGAGGACATGGGCGCCACGTGGGGAGGCCGGAGGTCTCTGCCAGACTCGGGCAGGCTGCGCCGCGTGCACTCGTGGTCTGGCGGACCTCCAGATGACATTAGCTccgaaattattatattgagaGAACG GTTGGTTCGGACGCAGGCCCGCCTGCAGCCGGGGGCAGTGCGGCACCTCTCCAGCCGGCAGAGGCTGACGCTGGCTTCCTTAGCGCTCGTGGACTTCATGAGTTTCTGCTCCATGAGTGTGATGGCGCCGTTCTTCCCCCGCGAGGCAGCTGCCAAGGGTCTCTCAGAAACTATGTGCGGCATTGTGTTCAGTTTCTATGCGGTCGTTATGTTCCTTACATCGCCTCTGTTCGGGAAATTT TTACCGACTGTTGGTGCGAAGTTCCTATTTACAGGAGGCATGTTTGTCGCCGGCGCTTGCAATGTATTATTTGG CACACTAGCGTTAATTGAAGACGCGCAAATGTTCACGATACTCTGCTTTGTGGTGCGCGGGATGGAAGCTCTCGGCGCGAGTGCCTACTCCACGGCAAGCTACGTGTTCGTGGTGAACACGTTCCCCGACAGCATAGGCTCGGTGCTCGGCATCCTCGAGACGTTCATCGGTCTCGGCATGTCAGTCGGACCAGCCATCGGAGGCCTTCTGTACACG ATCGGGGGCTTCGGGCTACCATTTTACACTCTTGGCGTTATCATGGTGTTGACTGTGCCCATCAACTTCTTCCTGCTCACTGACTGCGAAG AGTATGTGTCCGGCTCTAAAACGGCTTCGATTATCGCTTTGTTCAAGATCCCTTCGATAATAATAACGGGTCTTGTAATAGTGATTGTGTCCAATACCTGGGCCTTCCTCGACCCGACTCTGGAACCACATCTACGCCAATTTGGTCTCTCCACCGAGCAGATAGGGTTGATATTCCTACTATTCTCCAGCCTCTATGGAATATTCAGCCCTATATGGGGTTGGGTTGCAGATCG GGTGCACAATCACTGGTGTATGATGGTGTGGGGTTTGTTCCTGTCTTCGGCAGGTTTGCTACTTCTAGGACCTTGTCCTTTCATACCAGGTCTACCGAG GGATCTGTGGTTGGATTTGGTAGCTTTATCTATACTGGGTATGTCCGTGGCACTGACACTCCTGCCCACCTTCCAAGGAGTATTAACTAGTTCTAT TTACGAGGGCGGATGCCCCGAGGCGCTGACGACGTACAGCGCGGTGGCGGGCGTGTGGTCGTGCTGCTACTCGCTGGGCGAGGTGCTCGGCCCGGCGCTAGGGGGCGCCCTCACCGAGCGCTACGGGTTCCCGCTCTGTGCCACTCTCTGTGCTGCTGGCTGCTTTACTATG gCAGTAGTAACTCTAACTTTCTTCTCTCTGCGCGAGTCCCGTAAGTGCACGCAGTCGAGTGGCAGCGCGTGCGACTCCATCCCGTACACGGACACCACGTGGAACAGCAACAACTTCTGTCGCACGCGCAGCGCGCCGCAGAGCATGGCGGAGCATGCGCCGTTGATTACACCCTGCTCTTGTTACAATACACATG GCTTCACTTACGGAACCTCTCCTCCGAAACATTTCTGTCTACTGCACAACAAGAGCAATAAGAGTGGGTACGCTAGTATCGCTGAAATCGCCGCGTACATACTCAAATTTCAATTCGTCACTAGTTTCTACATAAAGATGAGGAAATCACGAAGAAAAGCCATCACACCTCCACCCAGCAAGCCCGTGGTCGACGAGGAATTGTACCAAAACTACCTTGACAAAGAAAATGATGAGTCCCGTGTGAAACAACGCATCAACTCAGATGGCTACATTAATATGACCAAGAAAAGCGATAATTACTGTTCATATTTAGAAGACGCCATCTTCGGCAGTCCTGATATCATGAACAATGTGTCCGCTGATCATTTGAAAGTTAAGAAATACAACACGGGCCTGGTTTCCACAGAGAAGCGCTGCGAAACTGAGAAAAGAACCACGTACGAAATAATACGACATAATCTCGAGAAAGTACAATTTTATGAGCAAGACGAGTGCCCAGCgtttgaagatattttt GATAGTTGCGGTTGCAGAGATGGTGTTACCTACGTGAGAGGAACAGTGACCGTGTCCTCCACCGGCGCCTGTGAAGTGTAG
- the LOC126911268 gene encoding hydroxyacyl-thioester dehydratase type 2, mitochondrial-like, translating into MNKMLSNRFPYIVVNNKNYQKICKIHTTSFSNTAFKAGDKIRIQKTLTQKDLDAFSNLTSDHNYLHQNNGNKRPIVHGALLNGLVAGLIGTHLPGPGTVLVSQTMKFPNKCFVGEKLTISVELVDVRKILKVKFYCIVEEEKKVVFEGEAKLMLAKDC; encoded by the coding sequence ATGAACAAGATGTTGTCAAACAGATTCCCCTATATTGTCGTGAACAACAAGAACTATCAGAAGATATGCAAAATTCACACAACTTCATTTAGTAATACAGCTTTCAAAGCTGGTGATAAGATTCGCATACAAAAGACTTTGACTCAAAAAGATTTGGATGCATTCTCCAATCTTACTAGTGACCATAACTATTTGCATCAGAATAATGGCAACAAGAGGCCCATAGTGCATGGAGCACTTCTCAATGGTTTAGTGGCCGGACTGATTGGCACCCACTTGCCTGGCCCTGGCACAGTGCTTGTGTCACAAACTATGAAGTTCCCTAATAAGTGCTTTGTTGGTGAGAAGTTGACTATAAGTGTAGAACTTGTTGATGTGAGGAAGATTCTCAAAGTAAAGTTTTATTGCATTGTCGAAGAAGAAAAGAAGGTTGTGTTTGAAGGTGAGGCTAAACTCATGTTAGCCAAAGACTGTTAG
- the LOC118262679 gene encoding ommochrome-binding protein-like, with the protein MHGHTRTMSVVTLAKMKFIIVLICVIVGTYGKTTEKPKPKPHHSNKTCEGVHVHGKLHKRHVIMNGINRPYQLAIYNHEHQIFFSFNKGDDTQDTFGIAYVKINDTMPTEINGITNGFAVVVDEHNKTAYFGGNEGIYADHLEKQGNLKHIVKNHDIWDLQYFDHHLYFIQYPSQRLHKYDFKAKNVSLHQHIHEKIYQFAIDGEGDTFITTKDGLFEIKKGKHERIPYQGPKEFRAIEVNHKGVAHFCAKSAIYVAHKENHTLTEIASIKNIFGLTFDSSDNMIYSNPHEIVKLLPHDCK; encoded by the coding sequence ATGCACGGCCACACGCGAACCATGTCTGTTGTTACTCTCGCGAAAATGAAGTTTATAATTGTCTTGATTTGTGTTATAGTTGGCACATACGGTAAAACCACTGaaaaacctaaacctaaaccaCATCACTCCAATAAAACCTGTGAGGGAGTACATGTGCACGGAAAACTGCACAAGAGACATGTCATCATGAACGGAATCAACCGGCCATACCAACTGGCCATATACAACCACGAACATCAAATATTCTTCAGCTTCAATAAGGGAGATGACACTCAGGACACGTTCGGGATTGCTTACGTGAAGATAAACGACACGATGCCTACTGAGATAAATGGAATAACAAACGGTTTCGCCGTCGTCGTCGACGAACATAACAAAACCGCGTATTTCGGAGGCAATGAAGGCATCTACGCTGACCATCTCGAGAAACAGGGAAACTTGAAGCACATTGTCAAGAATCATGACATTTGGGATTTGCAATATTTTGACCACCACTTGTACTTCATACAGTACCCATCACAACGCCTACACAAATACGACTTCAAAGCGAAAAATGTCTCACTTCACCAACATATTCACGAGAAAATATACCAATTCGCGATTGATGGAGAAGGCGACACGTTCATAACGACCAAGGATGGATTGTTTGAGATAAAAAAAGGGAAACACGAGCGCATCCCATACCAAGGGCCGAAAGAGTTCAGGGCCATTGAAGTGAACCACAAAGGTGTCGCACACTTCTGCGCTAAAAGTGCCATCTACGTAGCGCACAAGGAGAACCACACGTTGACCGAAATAGCCAGCATCAAGAATATATTCGGACTAACATTCGACAGTTCGGACAATATGATTTATTCCAACCCCCATGAAATTGTGAAACTTTTACCGCACGATTGTAAgtaa
- the LOC118262703 gene encoding armadillo repeat-containing protein 7-like, with protein MFSNKSQLRKRTPENGTDRETFLSLLVDEYLHSTAYDAKCQVLANLANFAYDPINYKYIRDVGVLDIFLHVIKNESSLQLLHFAVAGICNLCCDPLNAEYIITQSGLKPLTALLSLNHNDIIADTITTLMYLHNNQTEPEITASKVVQQIQDIQKSNDKRLVNLATIYLQDVCKANENL; from the exons ATGTTTAGTAACAAGTCTCAACTTAGGAAACGTACCCCTGAAAATGGGACAGATCGAGAAACCTTTCTGTCGCTTTTAGTGGATGAATATTTACATTCCACTGCGTATG ATGCTAAATGCCAAGTGTTAGctaatttggctaattttgcATACGACCcgattaattataaatatatcagAGACGTTGGAGTCTTGGATATTTTCCTTCATGTCATTAAGAATGAGAGCAGCCTCCAATTGCTTCATTTTGCTGTAGCAGGGATCTGCAATTTATGCTGTG atCCACTGAATGCTGAATATATCATAACACAGTCTGGACTGAAGCCGCTCACTGCTCTACTCAGCTTGAACCACAATGATATCATAGCTGACACAATCACAACTTTGATGTATCTTCACAATAACCAAACAGAGCCTGAAATCACAGCATCAAAGGTGGTGCAGCAGATTCAAGATATACAGAAATCCAACGATAAAAGATTAGTTAACCTAGCCACTATATACCTACAAGATGTATGCAAAGCAAAtgagaatttataa